A part of Vespertiliibacter pulmonis genomic DNA contains:
- the tilS gene encoding tRNA lysidine(34) synthetase TilS — protein sequence MLSYFRQQLHLHFPTQTDFLIGLSGGVDSIVLLTLFAKLRQEIPLNLRAVHIHHGLSPNANDWVAFCQSQCAKLHIPLTIRYVTVEGKQGLEANARTARYNAIQTIIQPNEIFTTAHHLDDQVETFFLALKRGSGVKGISAMQAVSLWQNFTIFRPLLSSSKAEILAYAYQTNLCWIEDESNQNIDFDRNFLRQQVLPTLNQRWNHFNQMVARTSQHCADQQQLITELLNEELQQRIDPTNIQRLNITGFNTFSHLKQRQLIRLWLEKNQQLMPSQIQLEEIVNTMLKSNLDKNPEIILNNKVIRRYQQHLFITEKFPKIIERIEINLNIKETISLPHNLGNIKREFTELIYTISSQSYRFMLPIELKDKLITLKLQPTGKVNYYKKLHREEMKKIWQKNSVPVWKRPRTPVIFYKDQFVMVLNAFHKISK from the coding sequence ATGCTCAGTTATTTTCGCCAACAACTACATTTACATTTTCCAACGCAGACTGATTTTTTAATTGGATTAAGTGGCGGGGTAGATTCTATTGTTTTACTTACACTCTTTGCTAAACTCCGGCAAGAAATACCACTTAATTTACGGGCTGTACATATTCACCACGGATTAAGCCCGAATGCTAACGACTGGGTAGCTTTTTGCCAATCACAATGTGCTAAACTACATATCCCCCTAACAATACGCTATGTTACCGTTGAAGGTAAACAAGGGCTAGAAGCAAACGCTCGCACTGCTCGTTATAATGCTATTCAAACAATCATTCAACCGAATGAAATTTTCACAACAGCTCATCATTTAGATGATCAAGTTGAAACTTTTTTTCTCGCTCTAAAACGAGGTTCAGGAGTTAAAGGTATTTCAGCAATGCAAGCGGTCAGTTTATGGCAAAATTTTACTATTTTTCGTCCCTTGCTTTCCTCAAGTAAGGCTGAAATTTTAGCCTATGCTTATCAAACAAATTTATGTTGGATTGAAGATGAAAGTAACCAAAATATTGACTTTGATCGCAATTTTCTACGCCAACAAGTTCTCCCTACGCTGAATCAGCGCTGGAATCATTTTAATCAAATGGTGGCTCGTACTAGCCAACATTGTGCCGATCAACAACAACTTATCACCGAATTGCTTAATGAAGAACTTCAGCAACGGATCGATCCAACCAACATACAACGCCTAAATATTACAGGGTTCAATACATTTTCTCACCTAAAACAACGGCAGCTTATTCGATTATGGCTTGAAAAAAACCAGCAACTAATGCCAAGCCAAATACAGCTTGAAGAAATAGTGAACACGATGCTTAAATCAAATCTTGATAAAAACCCCGAAATCATACTCAATAATAAAGTTATTCGGCGTTATCAACAGCATCTATTTATTACCGAAAAATTTCCCAAAATAATAGAACGCATTGAAATCAATCTTAATATCAAGGAAACAATTTCTTTACCCCACAATCTAGGAAATATTAAACGAGAATTTACTGAACTAATTTACACAATATCTTCTCAATCTTACCGCTTTATGCTACCTATTGAACTAAAAGACAAACTTATCACGCTTAAATTACAGCCTACGGGTAAAGTAAATTACTACAAAAAGCTACATCGAGAAGAAATGAAGAAAATTTGGCAAAAAAATAGCGTGCCAGTCTGGAAAAGACCACGCACGCCTGTTATTTTCTATAAGGATCAATTTGTAATGGTACTAAATGCTTTTCACAAAATAAGTAAGTAA
- a CDS encoding DUF5389 family protein, with protein sequence MQSKSLQGFSAFSWMLALFCLPSALWPLSLFISAKLTENLNLTSAQINFFSILCWIYPAILLLISGLLYKLHRTHSKFANFLLALSFIGFYSLLTYFVKSI encoded by the coding sequence ATGCAAAGTAAGAGTTTACAAGGTTTTTCAGCATTTAGTTGGATGTTAGCACTCTTTTGTTTACCTAGTGCTTTATGGCCTTTGAGTTTATTTATTTCAGCAAAATTAACCGAAAATCTCAATTTAACGTCAGCCCAAATTAATTTCTTTTCTATTTTATGTTGGATTTATCCAGCAATATTGTTGTTAATTTCAGGTCTATTATATAAATTGCATCGTACTCATTCTAAATTTGCTAATTTCTTGTTAGCGTTAAGTTTTATTGGATTTTATAGTTTACTTACTTATTTTGTGAAAAGCATTTAG
- the xerD gene encoding site-specific tyrosine recombinase XerD: MAQLNPIIEQFLDNLWQEYHLSENTIASYRLDLMAFTQWLSIPDGFLRVDYVDLQTFLGERLEQGYKSSSSARMLSCLRKFFRFLYLENYRKDDPSEMLKSPRKSVYLPKSLSEDQVIDLLNAPNTADPLELRDKAMLELLYATGLRVTELISLTIDNLSLSQGLVRIIGKGDKERIVPLGEEASYWIQEFFQYGRKALVGNAQLNIVFPSRLGQQMTRQTFWHRIKHYALLAGIESDKLSPHVLRHAFATHLVNNGADLRVVQMLLGHSDLSTTQIYTHVAKARLKSLHQQFHPRG, from the coding sequence ATGGCACAATTAAACCCTATTATTGAACAATTTCTTGATAATCTTTGGCAAGAATATCATTTGTCTGAGAATACAATAGCTTCTTATCGACTTGACTTAATGGCATTTACTCAATGGTTATCAATACCAGATGGTTTTTTACGGGTAGATTATGTGGATTTGCAAACTTTTCTTGGAGAGCGTTTAGAGCAAGGATATAAATCATCAAGCTCTGCTCGTATGTTAAGCTGTTTACGAAAATTCTTCCGTTTTTTGTATTTAGAAAATTATCGGAAAGATGATCCGAGTGAAATGTTAAAATCCCCACGTAAATCAGTTTATTTGCCTAAATCTTTAAGTGAAGATCAAGTAATTGATTTATTAAATGCACCTAATACAGCTGATCCTCTTGAATTGCGTGATAAAGCAATGCTTGAATTACTTTACGCAACGGGATTACGGGTTACGGAGCTAATTTCTCTTACCATAGATAATTTGAGTCTATCGCAAGGTCTAGTACGGATTATTGGTAAGGGTGATAAAGAGAGAATTGTGCCATTAGGAGAAGAAGCGAGTTACTGGATTCAAGAATTTTTCCAATATGGGCGTAAGGCATTAGTGGGTAATGCCCAATTAAATATTGTTTTTCCTAGTCGTTTAGGACAGCAAATGACTCGTCAGACTTTCTGGCATCGTATTAAACACTATGCTTTATTGGCTGGCATTGAAAGTGATAAACTTTCACCACACGTTTTACGCCACGCTTTTGCTACTCATTTGGTTAATAATGGGGCAGATTTGCGTGTTGTACAAATGTTATTGGGACATAGCGATTTATCGACGACCCAAATTTATACACATGTAGCGAAAGCACGTTTAAAATCATTACATCAACAGTTTCATCCTAGGGGATAA